One Streptomyces sp. NBC_00223 genomic window carries:
- a CDS encoding ATP-binding protein, with amino-acid sequence MSTETRPAARQIELPEDRHAAELAFLAGYDDGPRPPGWRLTPRAVVTFVCGSGGEPLHRASDGERLTVTRKFVGDRALVERCVVTLAGERGLLLVGEPGTAKSMLSELLAAAVCGSSALTVQGTAGTTEDQLRYGWNYAMLLAQGPGPDALVPSPVLTAMTRGAVARIEEVTRCLPEVQDALVSILSERRMAVPELAEGDGGTVHAAPGFTVIATANLRDRGVSEMSAALKRRFNFETVGPITDLDAETELVRSQATAALARSGARFTVDQAVLEALVTAFRDLRTGQSAEGWEIERPSTVMSTAEAVHVATSMGLGAAYLPDGRDPLRTLPGHLLGTVRKDDPADHARLLGYWDGPVRRRAEQGAPLWRTLWELRDALG; translated from the coding sequence ATGAGCACCGAGACACGGCCGGCGGCCCGGCAGATCGAGCTGCCGGAGGACCGCCACGCGGCCGAGCTGGCCTTTCTGGCCGGTTACGACGACGGGCCGCGGCCCCCTGGCTGGCGGCTGACCCCGCGCGCGGTGGTGACCTTCGTCTGCGGCTCCGGCGGCGAGCCGCTGCACCGGGCCTCGGACGGCGAACGGCTCACGGTCACCCGGAAGTTCGTCGGCGACCGGGCGCTGGTCGAGCGCTGTGTGGTGACCCTCGCCGGGGAGCGCGGGCTGCTGCTGGTCGGCGAGCCGGGCACCGCCAAGTCGATGCTGTCCGAGCTGCTGGCGGCCGCCGTGTGCGGCAGCAGCGCGCTGACCGTGCAGGGCACCGCGGGCACCACGGAGGACCAGCTGCGTTACGGCTGGAACTACGCGATGCTGCTCGCCCAGGGCCCCGGCCCCGACGCCCTCGTACCCTCCCCGGTGCTCACCGCCATGACCCGCGGCGCGGTGGCCAGGATCGAGGAGGTCACCCGCTGTCTGCCCGAGGTGCAGGACGCCCTGGTGTCGATCCTGTCCGAGCGGCGGATGGCGGTGCCCGAGCTGGCCGAGGGCGACGGCGGCACGGTCCACGCGGCGCCCGGCTTCACCGTCATCGCCACGGCCAACCTCCGGGACCGCGGGGTCTCCGAGATGTCCGCGGCGCTCAAGCGGCGCTTCAACTTCGAGACGGTCGGCCCGATCACCGACCTGGACGCGGAGACCGAGTTGGTGCGTTCCCAGGCGACGGCGGCGCTGGCCCGCTCCGGGGCGAGGTTCACGGTCGACCAGGCCGTGCTGGAGGCGCTGGTCACCGCCTTCCGCGATCTGCGGACCGGGCAGAGCGCGGAGGGCTGGGAGATCGAGCGGCCCTCCACGGTGATGAGCACCGCCGAGGCGGTCCACGTGGCCACGTCCATGGGCCTGGGGGCGGCGTATCTCCCGGACGGCCGGGACCCGTTGCGCACGCTGCCCGGCCACTTGCTCGGCACCGTGCGCAAGGACGACCCGGCCGACCACGCCCGGCTGCTCGGTTACTGGGACGGCCCGGTCCGCCGCCGGGCCGAGCAGGGCGCGCCGCTGTGGCGCACGTTGTGGGAGCTGCGCGATGCGCTCGGCTGA